AATACGAACATGACCCGGAAGTTGTTGAGAAACTTGGAAAAAAGCCTGAAAGTATTGGTTTTTTCCTTCCCTGCTTAAAAAGAAGTGAATTCTTTTCCCTTATAAAAAAGAAGGGGATTCTCCCGAGAAAATCCTTTTCTCTTGGAAAAGAAAACGAGAAAAGGTATTATATTGAAGCTAGAAGGATTATACAGTAATTCTTCCAGGCAATATTTTTTCCGATCGTTTCAGTAGTTTTTGTTTCCAATACTTTCATTCAGCCGTCAAGTACAAGCTGTTGCATTAAATTCAAGAGGATTTTAACAAAATTTTTAGGTTTTAAAGATTGTATTATCGTAACCATATAGCTGATTGCTTGAAAATAAATACTAAAGATATAAAAAGCTCTTTGGGAAAATCAATTTCTGCAAAAAAAAAGCTATTAAACACCTGTTTTTTTACTCAGGGCAAAAGAAACCTTATCAGAAATTTTGAGTTTTCTGAGATAGTTATAATCATTTTACTTTCGTTACGGCAGCTCTCAAATAGATATTTTCCCAGATCCAAAGTCTTCAACCAAAGCAAGTACTAACTTTTTTGAGACTCATGGATCTATAGTTCGTTACCGGAAATTTCAAAAACCACAATAATTAGTAATAGTATATTTGTCCTGGCATCTTCCAGGCAAATGCGGAAAAATCTCAGGGGAAGGAAAATTCTGCAATAACTGCGGAGCATCCATTACCCTCATAAAATGCCCGAATTGCGGAAATAAAGTATCTATTGGCACCAGGTTCTGCGAAGACTGCGGAACAAAACTGGTCTGAAATAATAGAAAAGGGGTCCAGTTTCATGCAGGTTTGCCCCTATCTTTTGATTTTTTGACGAATCTGCTATGAAAAAATATTCAAGTATTTTTGAATAAGAGGTTTTCTTGTTTTTATATTAACGAATATGCTACAGTTTCCTTTGATCATTTATTTAAGGTGTAATGAGCATATAATTCGCTCAATTATAGAAACCATGAATGTAATAAAAAGTAAGGAAATAAACTAATTAAGAAAGCATGATTTCAAAAAAAATATCTTAATTAAAACGTCAATTTGCCGAATTCGGGAGAGAAAATATCATTATATGTAAAAACGAGTTACTTTGACAGTCAAATTATAAATACCTTTAATCTAATAAACAATTTATCAGTTAAATGAACATTGGGGGAGTAAAATATGCCGGACTTGATCGGATTAGCAGTGGTATTTTTAATTTTAGCACTAGTTGCATACATTTTGGGCGCACGGGGAATTGCCGGTTTCTCTATGGAGATCGCAAAGTGGCTTGTTATAATCTTTGTTATACTTGCGATCATTTCGCTAATTTTGTGACGGTAATTTCCTGTAACAGTAGTGCTAAAAGACAATAAATGGGCATAAAACAGCTTTATGCCCGTCATTTTTATCTTAAGAATAAGAGTTTGTCTTGAGGATCAGAACCTGTTTTAAGGATCAGGAAAAAGAATAAATTAAAATATCAAATCAACTTTTTCTAATAAATATAATTTATGAATTGCATATATTCCTGAAATTTTTCAGAAGTTCGTCAAGTTTCTAAGTATCTGAGTTAAGTAATTATCAGATATTAAAAATGCATAGACATAAAATACTATTATAGATGTGAATACTCTATCAATAAACTAATAATTATTAAAACGAAAAAACGAACATAGTAGCTCAGGCAAAAAAATAGTTCATAATTTCTTGTTTTAAAAGCAGTTTTATTTTTTATCTTAATCCAAAGTATAATTCTTAATAATTTTTTTATCAATTATATTACTTCAAAATATATCTTTTTATTAATATTTATTTATATCAGTATACTTATATTGCATATTATAAGATTCTATTTAATTAATTAATTAATTAATTAATTAATTAATTAAAGTATCACCCATACTTTTCTAACTTAAGGAGGAATGAGAATAAAAAAAACGAATAACATTATTGGCAGCTATTTTCATCCTGATATCAGGCTCGGGTCTCGTGACTGCAGCTGAAATTTTGTCCAGCCGGGAGATTCGATACAGACCGCGGTGAACAACGCAACCTCAGGCGATGAAATTATACTACAACCTGGGACCTATACAGAAAATATTGTTATCAGTACAGGCAATCTGATGATCAGATCCAAGTCCGGAAACCCTGAAAATACAATCATCAAAGCCAAAAGCTCAAGTGCCAGTGTACTTTCCTTACAGGCAGATTCCATAAAAGTCAGCGGGCTTGAGATTACAGGAACAAAGTCAAGCTATGCAGGGATCAAGTTGTCCGGGTGCGGTAACTGCGTCATTGAGAACAATTTACTTTCTAACAATGGTTACGGAATTTATCTTCTGAGTTCTAAAGGAATCACCATCTCAAACAACGATATTACAAATAATAGTGATTTCGGGATTGTGCTTGCAACCTCAAACGATAATACAATCTCAGGCAACACAGCTTCCAGTAACAAAGGGCGTGGCATTCACCTGGGCACTTCTGATGGCAACACGGTCTCAGGTAACACAATCACCTTAAACGGCGTTAGCGGGCTTTATGTATGTCCAAGAAGTGATAATAATCTCGTTTTTGATAACTATTTTGTTAACACTGTTAATGGAGAAATTAAGAACGGGACAGGAAACGCATACAGTACTGCAAAAACCTCAGGTACGAACGTTGCAGGCGG
The genomic region above belongs to Methanosarcina horonobensis HB-1 = JCM 15518 and contains:
- a CDS encoding double zinc ribbon domain-containing protein, with product MSWHLPGKCGKISGEGKFCNNCGASITLIKCPNCGNKVSIGTRFCEDCGTKLV
- a CDS encoding DUF1328 domain-containing protein — protein: MPDLIGLAVVFLILALVAYILGARGIAGFSMEIAKWLVIIFVILAIISLIL